The window ACTTCGCGAAGTTCGACTCCACGCTCCGACTTACCGAGCGCCCGGCCGTCGTGCTCGTCGTCGGTGTCAACGGCGTCGGTAAGACGACCACCATCGGAAAGTTCGCGAACTTCCTGCGCCGCTACGACCGCTCGGTCGTGGTGGGCGCCGCCGACACCTTCCGGGCTGCTGCCGTCGACCAGCTGGCGACCTGGGCCGAGCGCGGGGGAGCATCGATCGTCCGCCCGCAGCAGGAGGGGCAGGATCCCGCATCCGTCGCCTTCCAGACCGTGGCCCACGCGATCGAGACGGGTACCGAGATCGTCCTCGTCGACACCGCCGGGCGCCTGCATACCAAGGGCGGACTCATGGACGAGCTGGGCAAGATCAAGCGCGTCATCGAGAAGCAGGCGCCGATCAGCGAGGTGCTGCTCGTGCTCGATGCGACGACGGGCCAGAACGGTCTGATGCAGGCAGAGGCGTTCCTCGAGCAGGCCGGCGTCACCGGGCTCGTGCTCACCAAGCTCGACGGTTCGGCCAAGGGCGGATTCGTGCTGGCCGTGCAGGAGCGCACCGGCATCCCCGTCAAGCTGCTCGGCCAGGGCGAGGGTATCGGCGACCTCACCGGATTCACGCCCCACGTCTTCGTGGAGCAGCTCGTCTCCTGAGCCGCGCGCCGGACTACCGCCTGGCGGGTCGGGCTGGTTTCATTGACTCATGGCGATCGAGCACGACTTCTTCGGACTTCTGGAATCCGGACCGGACGGGTCCATCTTCTGGTCCGAGAACGTCGAGTTCGGTGACCAGAGCGTCACGGTCGATCTGACGGCTCCCGATCAGGAGGACGTCTCCGTCGCGGCGCTGGATGTGGCCGCCTCACTGATCTCGTCGCTCGAGCAGCTCGACCTGCTGGCGCGCAACGCCATGATCGGTGAGCTCGACGACCGCACCAGTGAGGTGACGGAGTACATCCTGCAGCAGCAGGACACCTTCGGCGAGGACATCACCGATCTTCTCGTGGACATCTCCGGCGATGTGCACGTCGACGTCATCCGATCGCTCCAGCTCACCAGCATGACGATCCTCGCCGACGAGCACGGCGGTTCGGATCCGTTCGCCGTCCTGGAGTATGCGCTGGACGCCGACGCGACAGACGACGTGCTGCTGGTGAACCTCGACTCGGACGGCGCGGTGATCTCGGTCACGAGCGCTGACTGAGCTCACTCCTGCGGCGCGCCGGACGCGGCCGAGATCAACTCGCGCGTGAAGGGGTGCCGCGCGCCGGTGAAGACCGCTTCCGTCGGGCCCTCCTCGACGACGTGACCGGCGCTCATCACGAGCACGCGATCGCTGACGCGCCGGACGACGGCGAGGTCGTGGGAGATGAAGACGACGGCGGCCCCGGTCGTCGACGGCAGTGTCAGGATGAGCTCGAGGATGCCGGCCTGTGTGGCCACATCCAGAGCTGACACCGGCTCGTCGCACACCAGGATGTCGGGGGACGCGGCGAGGGCGCGCGCGATGGCGACCCGCTGGCGTTGTCCGCCGGACAGCGTCGCCGGGCGTCGACCGAGGAGCGCGGGCGCCAGCTCCACCAGTTCGAGGAGCGCTCGAGGACCGGGCGACGACGGGGCGGAGGACGCCCTCAGGATGCGTTCCACGCTCCAGCGAGGATCGAAGCTGCCCAAGGGGTCCTGCGGAACGAGGCGGATGCGGGGCGCGGGCGTTCCGAGCGCGATCATGCCGGTGTCCGGATGCTCGGCGCCGACCAGCAGACGGGCCAGGGTCGTCTTCCCCGAGCCGGAGGCACCGACCACGCCGACGACCTCGCCCGCGCGGACGCGGAGGTCGACCTCCCTGAGGGCGGTCACCGAGCGGTACGCGCGGCCGAGGCCTTCCGCGCTCAGGAGCAGGCGGCCCGCCGGCTGCGCGGCGACCGACTTCGGTCCGCGCGGCGCCGCGGCGAGCAGCGCGCGAGTCGCCTCGTGGCGCGGCGCGGAGAGCACCTGAGCCGTCCGGCCCGTCTCCACGATCACGCCGCGCTCCAGAACGGCCACACGGTCGGCGACACGCGCGACGGCTGCGAGGTCGTGGCTGATCAGCAGGACGGCCCGGCCCTCGTCGCGGATGCGGGCCAGCAGATCCAGCACGTGCACCGCCACGGTGGCGTCCAGAGCGGTGGTCGGCTCGTCGGCGATGAGGATGTTCGCGCCGCCCACCAGCGCGGACGCGATGAGGGTGCGCTGCCGCATCCCGCCGGACAGCTCCCCGGAACGCCGTGCCAGGAGCGTCTCCGGGTCCGGGAGTCCGGCCTCCTCGAGGGCCTGCACGACGCGCTCGCGTCGGAGGGCCCGGGGAACGCGGCGCAGCGCGAGCGTCTCGCCGACCTCGGCCTCGATCGTTCGGAGCGGGTCGAGGGACTGGAGCGCGTCCTGCAGCACGAGCGCGACGTCGCGCCCCCGCATCCGTCGCCACTCCCGCCGTCCCGCACGTTTTGCATCGTGCCCCGCGACCTCGAAGTGCGCCGCGGCGACCGAGGTCCCGCTCTGCTCCTGCGTGAAACCCAGGAGCGTGCGCGCGAGAACGGACTTGCCCGCGCCGGAGGAGCCGACGATTGCGACGATCTCGCCCGGGGCGACGTCGAGGTCGATGCCCTTCAGCACGTCGCCGGTTCCTGGGAGGACGACGCGCAACCCCCGCACGTGCAGGCCGCTCACGCGCGCACCCCGCCGGCCAGGCGCCGCCCGACCGCGGTCAGCACGGCGGCCGTGGCGACGATCGCGAGCCCGGGGAAGACCGTCAGCCACCAGGCGCTGCCGATGTAGACGCGCCCGGCGTTGAGCATCGCGCCCCATTCCGGCGAGGGCGGCAGCGCGCCGAGTCCCAGGAAGCTGAGCGCGGAGACCCACACGATCGCCTGGCCGACGCCGAGGGTGGCGACCGAGACGAGCGGCCAGAGGGCGTTGGGGGCGATGTGTCGTAGGAGGATGCGGAACCACCCGACATCTTCGAGGCGCGCGTACTCGACGTATCCGCTGCGCGCGACCTGACGCACCTGCGTGCGCAGCATCCGCGCGTAGCCCGGTGTGGTCGCGAGTCCGATCGCCACCACCGACGCCGTCGTCCCCGGGCCCGCCACAGCCACGAGCAGCAGGGCCATGACGAGCGTCGGGAGTGCGAAGAGCACCTCGATCATCCGCGACAGCGCCGCATCCAGCCACCGTGGTCCGAGGCCCGCGGTGAAGCCCAGCACGAGGCCGGCCCCGACGCCGATGGCCGTCGCGGCGGCGCCGACACCGGCGGATGCAGCGGCGCCGTGGACGACGCGCGTGTACAGATCGCGCCCCGACTCGTCCGTCCCGAACAGATGTGCAGAACTCGGCGGCTGGAACGCTTCGGCCGGGGCGATCGCGAGCGGATCGCCCGGAGCCAGGAGACCCGGCCAGACGATCGCCACGATCAGGATGCCGAGGCCGATCAGAGCCGCGACGCCTGCCGCGCCCCAGGCGTACGCGAACGCTCTCACGACGCCTGGCCGTGCGCGGACCGAGGTGTCGGCGCTCATGCGCCGACGGCCACGGTCGGGGCGCGAAGCGCCCGTGGGCGGCGACCGCGCAGGCGGGGATCGACGAGAAGCTCCGCCGCATCCGTCAGCACGACCACGACGACGTAGATGAGCGCGACGACGACCACGGCTCCGATCACGAGTGGGACGTCGCGGGCGGTGGCCGCATCGATCAGCAGGCGCCCGAGACCGGGGCGTGCGAAGAGTGCCTCGACCACCACGGCGCCGGACAGGAGGCTGCCGTAGGCCCAGCCCGAGAGCGCCAGCGCGGGAAGCGCGGCGTGTCGCAGCGTGTGCCGCAGCAGCACCCGCACCTCGGACGCGCCTCGGCTGCGGGCCGTCGTCGCGAAGGGAGCGGCGTCGGCGCTGGCGAGTGAGTCGCGCATGACCTGCGCGAGGAATCCCGCGATCGGTACGGCGAGGGTGACGACCGGGAGTACGAGGCCGGCGGGATCGGCCCCGACGCTCGTGGCGGGCAGCACGCGCCACGTCGCCGCGAACAGCAGGATCAGCACCGCGCCGAGCCAGAACTGCGGCATCACCGTGGCGACCGTCTCGATGGAGCGCAGGACGGTGGATACGACCCGCGCCGTCCGGCCGCGCACCACCGTCACGATGACGGCCCCGATCAGTGCCAGCACCCAAGCGACCACGAGGGCGAGGGTCGCCAGCAGGAGGGTCGAGGGCAGTTGCGCGGCGATGAGCTCGGCGACGGGCTGCTTCCTGGCGTACGAGTCACCCAGCTGGAGGGTCGCGATGCGGCCCAGCTGCAGCAGGTACTGCACGATCAGCGGCTGGTCGAGCGCGTACGTGCGGGTGGCCGACTCCACCGTCTCCGGCCCCGCCTGAGAGCCCGGGCCGCCGAGGATCGCCTCGAGGGGGTCGCCGGAGGCGCGCAGCGCGAAGAACACCACGGTGGCGACGAGCCACACCACCAGCAGCGCCGATCCGACGCGCGCCGCCACCCAGCGAAGCACCCGCACCGAGCGCTCAGCCGTTCAGGCGCGCGTCGATGAAGGTCGGCGTCGCCACCGTTCCCAGCGTCGTGACCCCGCTCGCCCCGCGTACCAGGAAGTGGTTCTGCTGGTCGTAGAGGGGGAGGATGGCGTAGCTGTCGAGGATGATGTGCTGCGCCTGGGCGTACAGGTCGGCGCGCTGCTGCTCATCGGATGCGGCCGACGCCTGATCGAGCAGTGCGTCCAGCTCCGGGTCCGACAGCTGCGCGTGGTTGGCGAAGTAGCCGCTGGGCGCGGGAACGATGCCGTCGGAGTCGTACAGGATGCGCAGGACGTCGGGGCCGACCTTCGTGTACGGAGCACTGACCGCCTCGTACTCCTTCGCGCCGAGCGCGGCGTACCAGCCGGAGAGGTCCAACGGCGTGATCTGGACGTCGAAGCCGACCGCGCCGGCGTTCGCCTGGATCTGCTCGAAGAGGGACTGCTCCGCCGCCACGGACTGGTTGGTGCTGACGGGGAAGCGCACGCTCAGGCGTGCTCCGTCCTTCACACGGATGCCGTCCGCATCCCGTGCGGTCCAGCCGGCCTCGTCGAGCAGCTCTTCGGCGCGCGCGGTGTCGGTCGTGAACAGCGACTCGTCACCGATGGCGACCGGCTCCGTGCTCGCGAGCGGCGAGAAGGAGCGCGTCACCGTGCCCTGGTAGAGCGCCGTGATGCCGGGGCCCGGATCCGCGGCCCGGATGAAGGCCTCGCGGACGCGGATGTCGTCGAAGGGTGCCTGGCCGGTGTTCAGCTCGATGCGGTTCACGGAGCCGGGCCGGGGTGCGTCGATGTGGGTCGTGTCGGTGGAGTTCTCCGCCGCGACGATCGCGTCCGGCTGCGGGTTGTCGATGACCTGCACCTCGCCCGACAGCAGGGCGGCCTGCCGCGTCGCCGCGTCCGGGATGAAGCGCCACTCGATCGCGTCGAGGTAGGCGGGGCCGTCGTGCTGCGCCTCGGGGCCGGGGGAGGCGTAGTCCTCGTTGCGCACGAGGTGCACCGATTCCTGCGGCGTCCAGGAGTCGACGACGAAGGGGCCCGTGCCGATGGGAGCCTTGCAGTTCTCCTCCTGCCCGCGGGCGATCCCGGCAGGGGATTCGATCGCGGTCCACTGCTGACTGAGCGACTCCAGCAGGGCGGAGTCGGGGGCGGAGAGGTGGAAGCGGGCGTGCGTCGCGTCTACGACTTCCACCTCGGTGACCTTGGCGACCGCGAGGTAGCCGGTGCTGGACGCCGTGTCGGGGTCCTTCAGGTGCTCGATGTTGGTCTTGACCGCGGCCGCGTCGACGGGCGTGCCGTCGGTGAAGGTCAGGCCGTCGCGGAGGGTGAAGTCCCACGTCAGACCATCGTCGCTGACCTGCCACGACTCGGCGAGCCACGGCGTGATCGTGCCGTCGGCGTCTCGGCCGACGAGCGGTTCCAGGTACTGCGTCGAGATGAGCGCCTGCGGGTAGTTGCCGCCGACGTGGGGGTCGAGGCACGTCGGCTCGGCGTCGCCGGTCGCGTACACCAGGGTTCCGCCGTCGCGCGGGGTGTCGGCGGTGCCGCCCGCCGCGCACGCCGTGAGGGCGAGGGCGGCGGCGAGTCCCGCCGCCGCGGCGGCGGCGCGACGGGGGCGAAGAGATGCGGAGATCATAGGGAGGCCTTCGGCGAGGTGGGACGCACGCATGCGTGCGGACGGACTTGCTGTATCCGGTCCAAGAATGCAGCCTACCGCGGTTCGTGGGTGCGGCTC is drawn from Microbacterium binotii and contains these coding sequences:
- the ftsY gene encoding signal recognition particle-docking protein FtsY, with amino-acid sequence MAERSWSLGRALRGMFVKPVIDESTWEDLETALLTADFGPDVTERLIDELREKVDRYRTTDPKDLQRMLRETLEEHFAKFDSTLRLTERPAVVLVVGVNGVGKTTTIGKFANFLRRYDRSVVVGAADTFRAAAVDQLATWAERGGASIVRPQQEGQDPASVAFQTVAHAIETGTEIVLVDTAGRLHTKGGLMDELGKIKRVIEKQAPISEVLLVLDATTGQNGLMQAEAFLEQAGVTGLVLTKLDGSAKGGFVLAVQERTGIPVKLLGQGEGIGDLTGFTPHVFVEQLVS
- a CDS encoding DUF2004 domain-containing protein, whose product is MAIEHDFFGLLESGPDGSIFWSENVEFGDQSVTVDLTAPDQEDVSVAALDVAASLISSLEQLDLLARNAMIGELDDRTSEVTEYILQQQDTFGEDITDLLVDISGDVHVDVIRSLQLTSMTILADEHGGSDPFAVLEYALDADATDDVLLVNLDSDGAVISVTSAD
- a CDS encoding ATP-binding cassette domain-containing protein, which translates into the protein MSGLHVRGLRVVLPGTGDVLKGIDLDVAPGEIVAIVGSSGAGKSVLARTLLGFTQEQSGTSVAAAHFEVAGHDAKRAGRREWRRMRGRDVALVLQDALQSLDPLRTIEAEVGETLALRRVPRALRRERVVQALEEAGLPDPETLLARRSGELSGGMRQRTLIASALVGGANILIADEPTTALDATVAVHVLDLLARIRDEGRAVLLISHDLAAVARVADRVAVLERGVIVETGRTAQVLSAPRHEATRALLAAAPRGPKSVAAQPAGRLLLSAEGLGRAYRSVTALREVDLRVRAGEVVGVVGASGSGKTTLARLLVGAEHPDTGMIALGTPAPRIRLVPQDPLGSFDPRWSVERILRASSAPSSPGPRALLELVELAPALLGRRPATLSGGQRQRVAIARALAASPDILVCDEPVSALDVATQAGILELILTLPSTTGAAVVFISHDLAVVRRVSDRVLVMSAGHVVEEGPTEAVFTGARHPFTRELISAASGAPQE
- a CDS encoding ABC transporter permease, with amino-acid sequence MSADTSVRARPGVVRAFAYAWGAAGVAALIGLGILIVAIVWPGLLAPGDPLAIAPAEAFQPPSSAHLFGTDESGRDLYTRVVHGAAASAGVGAAATAIGVGAGLVLGFTAGLGPRWLDAALSRMIEVLFALPTLVMALLLVAVAGPGTTASVVAIGLATTPGYARMLRTQVRQVARSGYVEYARLEDVGWFRILLRHIAPNALWPLVSVATLGVGQAIVWVSALSFLGLGALPPSPEWGAMLNAGRVYIGSAWWLTVFPGLAIVATAAVLTAVGRRLAGGVRA
- a CDS encoding ABC transporter permease, with amino-acid sequence MRVLRWVAARVGSALLVVWLVATVVFFALRASGDPLEAILGGPGSQAGPETVESATRTYALDQPLIVQYLLQLGRIATLQLGDSYARKQPVAELIAAQLPSTLLLATLALVVAWVLALIGAVIVTVVRGRTARVVSTVLRSIETVATVMPQFWLGAVLILLFAATWRVLPATSVGADPAGLVLPVVTLAVPIAGFLAQVMRDSLASADAAPFATTARSRGASEVRVLLRHTLRHAALPALALSGWAYGSLLSGAVVVEALFARPGLGRLLIDAATARDVPLVIGAVVVVALIYVVVVVLTDAAELLVDPRLRGRRPRALRAPTVAVGA
- a CDS encoding ABC transporter substrate-binding protein: MISASLRPRRAAAAAAGLAAALALTACAAGGTADTPRDGGTLVYATGDAEPTCLDPHVGGNYPQALISTQYLEPLVGRDADGTITPWLAESWQVSDDGLTWDFTLRDGLTFTDGTPVDAAAVKTNIEHLKDPDTASSTGYLAVAKVTEVEVVDATHARFHLSAPDSALLESLSQQWTAIESPAGIARGQEENCKAPIGTGPFVVDSWTPQESVHLVRNEDYASPGPEAQHDGPAYLDAIEWRFIPDAATRQAALLSGEVQVIDNPQPDAIVAAENSTDTTHIDAPRPGSVNRIELNTGQAPFDDIRVREAFIRAADPGPGITALYQGTVTRSFSPLASTEPVAIGDESLFTTDTARAEELLDEAGWTARDADGIRVKDGARLSVRFPVSTNQSVAAEQSLFEQIQANAGAVGFDVQITPLDLSGWYAALGAKEYEAVSAPYTKVGPDVLRILYDSDGIVPAPSGYFANHAQLSDPELDALLDQASAASDEQQRADLYAQAQHIILDSYAILPLYDQQNHFLVRGASGVTTLGTVATPTFIDARLNG